In Fusobacterium hwasookii, a single window of DNA contains:
- the malQ gene encoding 4-alpha-glucanotransferase, producing the protein MKRECGVLLAISSLPSSYGIGDFGKEAYRFVDFLEASGQSLWQILPLCPVEYGNSPYQSPSTFAGNFLYLDLENLVNNEYLTQEDIDILKQEVSYVDYEYIKSQKESLIRKASQAFFYKNKEEEEFKKFQKDNQFWLEDYALFLALNKKFKGRMWNTWQKEYKFRDKKIIEEAKKIHYEEYLYESFIQYYFHKQWKQLKNYANKKGIKIIGDLPIYVATHSADTWQTPKLFCFDKHLKIKSVAGCPPDYFSKTGQLWGNVLYDWKELERTNYSWWISRVKHSFLLYDILRLDHFRGFASYWAICYGEKTAINGKWQKGPRYQFFKKLENRITKMDIIAEDLGTLTADVFKLLEQTKYPNMKVLEFGLAEWDNMYHPKNYPENSVAYTGTHDNMPIVEWYETLNEKEKNICDENLKNFLKEYDTNIWEPIQWRAIEALYASKSNRIIVPLQDILGLGNDSRMNTPSTVGDNWAWRIYWNYRHNDLENKLFNLARKYGRINKGEDNGI; encoded by the coding sequence GCTATAAGTTCTCTACCAAGTTCTTATGGTATTGGAGATTTTGGAAAAGAAGCATATCGTTTTGTTGATTTCTTAGAAGCTTCAGGACAAAGTCTATGGCAAATATTACCACTATGTCCTGTGGAATATGGAAATTCTCCTTATCAGTCACCTTCTACTTTTGCTGGAAATTTTTTATATTTAGATTTAGAAAATTTAGTTAATAATGAGTATTTAACACAAGAGGATATTGATATATTAAAACAAGAAGTATCCTATGTTGATTATGAATATATAAAAAGCCAGAAAGAGTCTTTAATAAGAAAGGCTTCTCAGGCTTTTTTTTACAAAAATAAGGAAGAAGAAGAGTTTAAAAAATTTCAAAAAGATAATCAATTTTGGTTAGAAGATTATGCACTTTTTCTTGCTTTAAATAAAAAATTTAAAGGTAGAATGTGGAATACTTGGCAAAAAGAATATAAGTTTAGAGATAAAAAAATTATAGAGGAAGCTAAGAAAATTCATTATGAAGAATATCTATACGAAAGTTTTATACAATATTATTTTCATAAACAATGGAAACAATTAAAAAATTATGCAAATAAAAAAGGAATAAAAATTATAGGGGACTTACCTATATATGTTGCAACACATAGTGCTGATACTTGGCAAACTCCAAAATTATTTTGCTTTGATAAACATTTAAAAATAAAATCTGTAGCAGGTTGCCCACCGGATTATTTTTCTAAGACTGGACAATTATGGGGAAATGTACTCTATGATTGGAAAGAATTAGAAAGAACTAATTATTCTTGGTGGATAAGTAGAGTGAAACATAGTTTTTTACTCTACGATATTTTAAGACTAGATCATTTTAGAGGTTTTGCATCTTATTGGGCTATTTGTTATGGAGAAAAAACTGCTATCAATGGAAAATGGCAAAAAGGACCTAGATACCAATTTTTTAAAAAATTAGAAAATAGAATAACTAAGATGGATATAATAGCAGAAGATTTAGGAACTCTTACAGCAGATGTTTTTAAACTTTTAGAGCAAACAAAGTATCCAAATATGAAAGTATTAGAGTTTGGTTTAGCTGAATGGGATAATATGTATCATCCTAAAAATTATCCTGAAAATTCAGTTGCCTATACAGGTACACATGATAATATGCCAATAGTTGAGTGGTATGAAACTTTAAATGAAAAAGAAAAAAATATTTGTGATGAAAATTTAAAAAACTTTTTAAAAGAATATGATACCAATATTTGGGAACCTATTCAATGGAGAGCAATAGAAGCACTTTATGCTTCAAAATCTAATAGGATTATAGTACCTCTACAAGATATATTAGGTTTAGGGAATGATTCAAGAATGAATACACCTTCAACAGTAGGTGATAATTGGGCT